A window of the Chloroflexus sp. Y-396-1 genome harbors these coding sequences:
- a CDS encoding DICT sensory domain-containing protein, which translates to MIGENQRLPSLFNLIKNTLAPDVQPFMASKATLVDLSHTLEDCILRNQLPAVIFTGFQESSHWRKETQRYLELANIASTICIFAGGKPPVPEERHIAVTLSIDDPLRQEWFLLVLTEWFCAVLCGLDNQIPVENEADRSFATLLTFQPEVVSNVLDALIPVVERYRPDRAAELIHARTRFPPRAPMGPYLTQIVAEIVAHMQRRYDQQRQLVAEVQALAERQGTLEETIAQLGAPVVPLFEGVLLLPLIGSIDSRRSQYIMEHLLSGIAEYMADVVIIDITGVPMVDTAVANHLLQTIRAARLLGTQIIITGIRAAIAQTMISLGIDLGDVRSRGTLREGIITALEMLGMEIRPRR; encoded by the coding sequence GTGATAGGTGAGAATCAGCGTCTCCCTTCTCTCTTCAATTTGATCAAAAATACACTGGCGCCAGACGTGCAACCGTTTATGGCCAGTAAAGCAACGCTGGTCGATCTGAGTCACACCCTCGAAGATTGTATTCTGCGTAATCAATTACCTGCTGTAATCTTTACCGGTTTCCAGGAGAGCAGTCACTGGCGGAAAGAGACCCAACGCTACCTAGAATTGGCGAATATCGCCAGCACGATCTGTATTTTTGCCGGTGGTAAACCCCCGGTTCCGGAGGAGCGCCATATTGCCGTCACTCTCTCTATCGATGATCCGCTCCGTCAAGAGTGGTTCTTACTCGTGTTGACCGAGTGGTTCTGTGCGGTGTTATGTGGTCTCGACAACCAAATCCCGGTCGAAAACGAAGCCGATCGTAGCTTCGCTACCCTGCTTACCTTTCAACCCGAGGTTGTCTCGAACGTGCTCGATGCACTCATTCCGGTTGTTGAACGTTATCGGCCTGATCGGGCAGCCGAGCTGATCCATGCGCGTACCCGATTTCCCCCACGTGCGCCAATGGGCCCGTACCTTACGCAAATTGTTGCTGAGATTGTTGCCCACATGCAGCGACGTTACGACCAACAACGGCAGTTGGTGGCCGAAGTACAGGCTCTTGCCGAACGTCAGGGCACGCTTGAAGAGACCATCGCCCAACTCGGAGCGCCAGTCGTACCGTTGTTTGAGGGTGTGTTGTTGCTTCCACTCATCGGCAGCATTGACTCCCGTCGTTCGCAGTATATTATGGAGCATTTGTTATCAGGCATTGCCGAGTATATGGCCGACGTGGTAATTATCGATATTACCGGTGTGCCAATGGTCGATACGGCAGTAGCCAATCATTTGCTTCAGACAATTCGTGCTGCCCGATTGTTGGGAACCCAAATTATTATTACCGGCATTCGTGCTGCTATTGCCCAGACAATGATCAGCCTTGGGATTGATCTCGGTGATGTTCGTAGTCGGGGAACGCTGCGCGAAGGCATTATTACTGCACTCGAGATGCTTGGGATGGAGATACGTCCACGGCGTTAA
- a CDS encoding UbiA family prenyltransferase — MNPLLNNTFRLYGPRWFHAIQSEIILLWRFNRYDLSSTLIPAILFWLAAWHSEQPDWHDLPYKLAWGILYFWLYCSSFCISNQLAGESEDKVNKPDRPLPSGMVSRNGAWIRWLVVMVLFTTVGWYLKVLEWTLLWQISLILHNFGHWSNHYVTKNIVMTLGTIAQLAAAWQIVRPITPIAWQWILLPALTFLTHISVQDLRDIAGDRVLGRRTFPIVFGEMPSRRFLAIAFVLLPLIIPGGLFLPFGLTSGTIIFGCILTGLCWIIA, encoded by the coding sequence ATGAATCCTCTTCTCAACAATACGTTCCGCCTCTACGGCCCACGTTGGTTCCACGCCATCCAATCTGAAATCATCCTACTCTGGCGGTTTAATCGGTACGATCTCTCATCTACCCTTATTCCAGCCATACTCTTCTGGCTAGCTGCATGGCATAGTGAGCAGCCTGACTGGCACGATCTGCCATACAAGTTGGCATGGGGTATCCTGTATTTCTGGCTATACTGTAGTAGCTTCTGTATCTCGAACCAGCTAGCTGGTGAGTCAGAAGATAAAGTCAATAAACCAGATCGACCTTTACCATCAGGAATGGTAAGTCGCAATGGGGCTTGGATACGTTGGCTGGTAGTTATGGTACTTTTTACCACTGTTGGCTGGTATCTAAAAGTTCTCGAATGGACATTACTTTGGCAGATCAGCTTAATTCTACACAATTTCGGGCACTGGTCAAATCACTACGTAACAAAAAACATTGTCATGACATTAGGGACAATCGCTCAGTTAGCAGCAGCCTGGCAAATTGTTCGACCGATTACACCAATCGCCTGGCAATGGATTCTCCTACCAGCATTAACGTTCCTGACACATATTTCCGTACAAGATCTGCGTGACATAGCGGGAGATCGTGTTTTGGGCAGGAGGACATTCCCGATAGTTTTCGGTGAGATGCCGAGTAGGAGGTTTTTAGCAATAGCTTTCGTGCTTTTACCATTGATAATCCCTGGCGGTCTTTTTTTACCATTTGGTCTGACATCAGGTACAATTATTTTTGGTTGTATTTTAACAGGTTTGTGCTGGATCATTGCCTAG
- a CDS encoding STAS domain-containing protein: MTSSGQFVEQLYRRIVSRIALWVLILDAATIVITSVTLLFSANVFVAVITGIALVSAAGCGLTLLLRQRPLWQMILPFVISIVGAESVIAIWLPELLLATLPFLSVAILLTSLLRQRSFTVSVLVLCIVFAFVVVIIGQTEADSRIPLQLLQFLRISSISALFIALWAFLDRILAAQMQALQIADQRAEEAEAARNTAETARQEIERRALEQQRLLELVAVLELPVLTIDERILLVPLVGHLDSRRAEALRQRVLKMVAERRAHAVIIDVTGITIIDTAVARALIDTATAIRLLGARTLISGIGPAVAQTLVHLNIGLEEIVTAPNPEAALRIARATVGV, translated from the coding sequence ATGACATCGTCAGGCCAGTTTGTCGAACAACTTTACCGCCGTATTGTCTCTCGCATTGCTTTGTGGGTACTGATACTTGATGCTGCAACAATCGTGATTACGTCTGTAACACTATTGTTTAGTGCCAATGTCTTTGTTGCCGTAATCACAGGAATTGCTCTTGTATCGGCTGCTGGTTGTGGCCTGACTCTCCTTCTGCGTCAACGACCACTCTGGCAGATGATTTTACCCTTTGTTATTTCCATTGTCGGCGCTGAATCTGTCATCGCAATCTGGTTACCTGAATTGCTACTTGCGACATTACCGTTTCTATCAGTTGCTATTTTGTTAACGAGTCTATTACGCCAACGTTCTTTCACGGTCAGTGTATTGGTCTTATGTATTGTCTTTGCATTTGTGGTTGTTATTATTGGGCAAACTGAAGCAGATTCTCGAATTCCGCTACAATTGCTTCAGTTTCTTCGTATCAGTAGTATTTCTGCTCTATTCATCGCCCTTTGGGCCTTTCTTGACCGCATCCTTGCCGCGCAAATGCAGGCATTGCAGATTGCTGATCAGCGTGCGGAAGAGGCTGAAGCTGCTCGGAATACAGCAGAGACTGCCCGCCAGGAGATTGAGCGGCGTGCACTCGAGCAGCAACGATTGCTTGAACTGGTTGCCGTTCTTGAGTTGCCAGTATTGACGATTGACGAGCGGATTTTGCTGGTACCGCTCGTCGGACACCTTGATAGTCGGCGAGCCGAGGCGTTACGTCAGCGTGTGCTGAAGATGGTTGCGGAACGTCGTGCGCATGCAGTCATTATTGATGTCACCGGAATTACAATCATCGATACGGCGGTTGCCCGAGCATTGATCGATACCGCTACGGCGATTCGGTTACTCGGTGCACGCACGTTGATCAGTGGCATCGGTCCTGCGGTAGCGCAAACGCTGGTTCATCTCAATATCGGTCTGGAAGAGATAGTGACGGCGCCGAATCCCGAGGCTGCCCTCCGGATCGCCCGTGCTACAGTTGGTGTGTGA
- a CDS encoding single-stranded DNA-binding protein — translation MAKDLNKVQLTGHLGADPEMRYTAQGSAVTTFRVASNRTWRDKDGNTHEETEWFRIVAWDKLGEICNQYLTKGTRVYIEGRLQTRKWTDRDGQDRYTTEVIAQDMIILSPKGERGPVPDVEPSYEEPADEPVRRTPPPANPRPANTPPPARTSASKIPARNQPQPIDDEDIPF, via the coding sequence ATGGCAAAGGATCTAAACAAGGTACAACTGACGGGTCATCTCGGCGCCGATCCGGAAATGCGTTACACTGCACAAGGGAGTGCTGTAACCACCTTCCGAGTAGCGAGCAACCGCACGTGGCGTGACAAGGACGGCAATACCCACGAAGAGACTGAATGGTTCCGCATTGTCGCGTGGGACAAACTCGGTGAAATCTGCAATCAATACCTCACCAAAGGAACCCGCGTCTATATCGAGGGTCGCCTCCAGACCCGCAAGTGGACAGACCGCGACGGTCAAGATCGGTACACCACCGAGGTCATTGCTCAAGATATGATCATTCTCTCCCCGAAAGGCGAACGTGGCCCTGTTCCTGATGTCGAACCATCATACGAGGAGCCGGCTGATGAGCCAGTACGCCGTACCCCCCCGCCGGCTAATCCGCGCCCGGCAAACACTCCACCTCCAGCCCGTACATCAGCGAGCAAGATACCAGCGCGGAATCAGCCACAACCAATTGACGATGAGGATATTCCGTTCTAG